Below is a window of Rhodanobacteraceae bacterium DNA.
TGCGCTTCGGGACTCTCGCGACATGACGCCGTTGCGCCTGTTGTTCGCCCATGGTCCAGGGAACGAGGCCATCTGGCGTGCGGGCTTCGACCTGGCGCAGGCGGCCGCCGCGCTCGACTCGCCGCTGGAGCTGGGATTTGCCGGTGACGGCCTGCTGCTGATCACGCTCAACCCGGACGGCAGCCGTCCCGCGAGCTATGCGCGATTCGCCAGCTTGAGTCTGCTCGACGTTGCTGCCGCGTGCGTGCCGGCGGCGCTCGCCGGACCCGCCGCGCTGCCGTTGGAGCCGCTCGGCGAGCAGGCCTGGCGCGACTGGTTGCGCCGCGCACCGTTGCAGGTCTGGTGAGATGGGTGTGCTCCACCACGTCTCGCTCGAGCCCGCCGATCATGCGGCCTGGGCGGTGCTGCTGGATACGCTTGCCGATGGCGACATGGTAGTGCTGCTCGACCAGGCGATACGCGACGCCGACATCGTCGCGCGCATCATTGGCGCCTCATCGGTGGCCGCGCGCTGGTACGTGCCGGCGGTCGAGTGGCCATCGGGTGCGGGCTTGCCTGCTCCGTTGGCGCTGATCGCGGATGCCGCCTGGTGGGCGCTGGTCGCGGCAGGGGAGAGGCTCGTCGAATGGAACTGAATGGCGGGATCTACGCCCGCGATCCGGCTGGCTACCTCCTGGATGCGTCCGTCTGGACCCCTGAGTTCGCCGCGGCCGTGGCTGCGGAGGAGGGCATCGCGCTCGGGCCCGATCATTGGCAGGTGCTGCAATTCCTGCGCGAATATCACGCACGGTTCGAGCACAGCCCGCCGATGCGCGTGCTGGTCAAGGCCATCGCGCCGCTGCTGGGTGAACCGAAAGCCACCAGCCGCCGTCTGTACCAGTTGTTTCCGGATGGCCCGGCAAGGCAGGCTTGCAAGATCGCCGGGCTGCCCAAACCTGAAGGGTGCCTTTGAAGCCGGTCGTGGGTTGTGGGCAAGGCCCGAGCAGCGATCTGAAAGGGTAGCCGGCAGCGTCGGCTCCCCCAGGCCCACGAGGTGCGAGCCTTGCTGCCCACAACCCACAACCCACAACCCACAACCCACAACCCACAACCCACAACCCACAACCCACAACCCACAACCCACAACCCACAACCCACAACCCACAACCCACAACCCACAACCCTTTTCCCAGTCACCCACGACCCACAACCCAACCCATGGCCACCATCCAGATGTACACCACTGCGATCTGTCCCTATTGCATGGCAGCCAAGGGGCTGCTCGCGCGCAAGGGACATACGGCGATCGAAGAGATCCGTGTCGACCTGAATCCGGTGTTGCGCGACGAGATGATCCGGCGCACGCAGCGGCGCACGGTGCCGCAGATTTTCATCAATGGGGTGCACGTCGGCGGGCATGACGACATGGTCGCGCTGGACCGAGCTGGCAAGCTGGAGCCACTGCTGCAGGGGGTGGCGTCATGAGCGACCGCGTGCAGCAGTTCGTTTCGTTCCGTCAGCGTATGAACGAGCGCATCCTCGGTATCGACAACCAGCTGACCAAACGGTTCTTCTCGCTCGATCGCCAGTGTTATTCCGAGGGGCCGCGCCTCGATGTGCGCACCAAGGAGATGCTTGGGCTGGTGGCTTCGCTGGTGCTGCGTTGCGACGATTGCGTCAGCTACCACCTGGCCCAGTGCCGCCAGGCAGGCCTCAGCTTCGAGGAAATCTTCGAGGCAATGAGCGTGGGGCTGGTGGTCGGCGGGTCGATCGTGATCCCGCATTTGCGGCGTGCGGTCGACTTCCTCGACCAGCTCGCCGCCGCGGAGGCCGCGCCTGCGGCGGAGTGAGGGCGCGCGTCGGCGTTAGTCGCTGACGCGCACCATGGCCAGGCTCAGGCCATTCGCGTCGCGGCCGCTGAGGCGCGACAATCCGTTGTTGTCGAATTCGCCGGCGGGCGCACCATTGCGCGTCAGCTGGCACCTTGCGGGCGCGGCATCCGCGCGCGCTGAGTCGATCGCGCAGCGCAACTGGTAACCCTTCGCACCATCGCCCAGCACGGCTTCGCGGGCGGAGGACAAATCGCGCTCGAAGCGCAGTCGCAACGCCACAGGCACCGCCTCCAGGTTGCCCTCAGTGCTGCTGACGACCCACTGGCCAGCGAGTGCCTCGCCGTTGAGGGGCAGCGCGAAGTTCATGCGTTGGACCGAGACCGGCATAAGATCCAGCGGGTCAAGGATGCCCTCGCCGCTGGCCTTGGCATACCACACCACGCCGGTCGAGTTTGAACTGAACTCGATGTCCACGCTGCCCGCTGGTTCCACCGATTGCGGACCGCGGTAGGTCCCCCAAAGCGGTTGACCGCCGAGCGAACGCAAGAGATCGCCATTGAAATGGCTACGCCCGAGCGCTCCGGCGCTCAAGTACCAAGCCGAGTTGCCGCCGAGTGTGTAGGCGTTGGTGGTCATCGCCAGCGTGCCGCCCTGGCGTTCGATCATGAATCCGATGCCGCTGCCGCTGGTCAGGAATTCGCCTGCGACATTCGGAGCCCAGAACCCGGGCTCGGGCGTGACGCGGCGGCCGTTGGCAGGCGTCATGTCGACCACGCGGAAGGCCAGAAGCGTTGCCTGGCTCGCGGCATCCTTGACCGAGAAGCGCACGCGGTAAATGCCGTCTGGCACACTTCCGAATCCGTTCGCAGCGGCCGGGTCGACGGTCACCGAATACTGGGAGATTGCCTGTCCGCAGACTTCCCCGACCTGTCGCACGGCGATGTCGATGTACGGGCCATCGACAAACACCGGCAGCAACTCGGGGGCGCAGGCGTTCGGCCAGGGGCCGCTGACGCGCAACTGAGGGCTCACCCGTGCGGCTGGATCGCTCGGGAGTACCTCGATGCGATGCGGCGACACCTGCGCCAGCGCCACGGTTGGCACCAGCAAGATCGCACACCACCATTTCGATTTCTGCATGTCGTCCTCGACCAAGCCGCTGAACGGCGCAGCAACACGCGACCTTAGGCGAGTTGCCGCTACCATCCCTCGCGTCTAGTTTACGCCCTGCGCCACCCCGGCGGAAGTCACAATTCTTGGCAAGACTCATGAGCAAGACGATCACGGTTCTGCGCGGCGACGGTATCGGCCCCGAAATCACGGACGCCACATTGCGCGTACTCGACGCGCTGCAGTGCGGGCTGAGCTATGAGTTCGCCAGCGCGGGCGTCAGTGCGCTGGAGGAACATGGCTCGCTGCTGCCGACGTCGACCATCGAATCGATCACGCGCACGCGCGTGGCTCTGAAGGGACCGTTGACCACGCCGATCGGCGAGGGCTTCTCTTCCTTGAATGTGGACCTGCGCCGGCGCTTCGACCTGTACGCGAACGTGCGTCCGGCGCTGTCTTTCCCGAACACCCGCTCGCGCTACCAGAACATCGACTTGCTGACGGTGCGCGAGAACACCGAGGGTGCCTATCGCAGCGAGGGCCAGACCCTGTCCGCAGACGGCGAGACTGCCCAGTCGCTGATCCAGGTGACCCGCCGCAGCTCCGAGCGCATCGCGCGCTATGCCTGCGATCTGGCCGTGCGCACCGGACGCAAGCGCGTGACCATCGTGCACAAGGCAAACATCCTGAAGACCACCTCGGGCCTGTTCCTGAAGACCGCGCGCGCGGTGGCTGCCGATTATCCGGGACTCAGCTTCAACGAGATGATCGTCGACAACGCCTGCATGCAGCTGGTCATGAACCCGCACCAGTTTGACGTGATCGTCACCACCAACCTGTTCGGCGACATCCTCTCCGACCTGTGCGCCGGCCTGGTCGGTGGCCTCGGCCTGGCGCCGGGAGCGAACATCGGCACCGATGCGGCGATCTTTGAGGCGGTGCATGGCTCGGCCCCGGACATCGCCGGCAAGGGCATCGCCAATCCCACCGCGCTGCTGCTGGCGGCGGCGATGATGCTCGACCACCTCGGCCTGCTCGACGCCGCGCAGCGCCTGCGCGTGGCGATCCGCGCCACGCTCGAGGCGAAGGACCGGCTGACCGCGGATCTCGGCGGCAGCGCGAGCACCAGCGTGTACGCGGACGCGCTGGTGGCGCGGCTGCAGGGCTGATTCAGGCCTGGCGCAAGGGGTAGGGCACGTAGATCGCGGCGCGGCCGACGCTGACGCCGCTGGCGAGTGCCCGGCGGAAGGCCGAGATTGCATTCTCCACTGCAAGCGGGCGCGCCTCGCCGAGCGCAAGTCGCGCGGCGCACAGCGAGGCAAGCGTGCAGCCGGTGCCATGGCCGTTGAAGCGCTGTCGCGGCGCGCGGAATTCGCGGCCACCTGCGGCATCGAGATAGAGATCGACCACCTCACTGCCGCGCATGTGCCCACCCTTGAGCAACACTGCCTGCGGTCCCAGTCGCAGCAGTTGGTGCGCTGCTGGCTCCAGGTCGCGCAGTCCGCGGATGCGCCGGCCGAGCAGGACCTCGGCCTCGGGGATGTTCGGCGTCAGCAACGCGGCACGCGGCAACAGCTCGTCACGCACGCTGCGCTGGGCATCGTCCCTCAGCAGCGCCGCACCCGAGGTGGCGATCATCACCGGATCGATCACCCAGGGCAGGTAGGCCAGCGCTGCCGCCTGCCGCGCGACCAGCCGCACGATGGCGCGCGTTGCCAGCATGCCGGTCTTGATCGCGGATACCGGGAAATCGGTACAGACAGCGTCGATCTGTGCGCGCACCATGCGTTGGGACAGGACCTGCACGGCGTCGACCGCACGCGAGTTCTGCGCGGTGACGGCAGTGATCGCCGACAGGCCGAACACGCCTTGGCTGGCGAAAGCGCGCAGATCGGCCTGGATGCCGGCACCGCCACCGGAGTCCGAGCCAGCGATCGTCAGGGCGTAGGCGCGCGGCGTGGTGGCGTTTTGCATGTGACAGCCCTGTGGCAAAAATACAACGAAAAAATATGGTTGTTGCGTGCTTGACGCACTGTGGTTTTTTTGCGATTCTGGCGTCGGCTAGAAGCAACACTCCTTTCCTTCTAGCAGGGCTTGAGGGCATGCAGGCGAGAGCACGTTTGCAAAACTTGATTGGGACGGCGAGCTTGCTGCTCGCCGTCCCCTCTTTTACCCTCGCCCAACCGTCAATGGAAGGCATTTCGGGGGATTTCGAAGCGCGCCATGCGGTGCTTCGGGGTCCGTTGCGGGTGGCCGCTGTGCAGCGGCTGGCGCCTGACTTCTCCTGGGTCGATGTCGACGCGTTGATCGAGACACCGTCGCTGAACCCGCTCAACCGTGCGCTGGGCGAACTCCTCGTCGTTCCGCTGGCCTCCAGCCGTGATTGGGCCTTGTTTGCGCGCGCTGCGCGCCTGACCGGGCGTCCCGCATCGCGCCAGGCGACGGAAGACTTGACCGTCCGCGCGATTGGCGATGGAGGCCTGGAGCGGCGTCTGCTGACGTCAGGTCTGCTGTTGCAGTCCCCGTCCGGTTTCGGCATCGGTGTCGACGCGGTCTTCGCCGAACAGCGTTTCGCGAGCGGCAGCCTGACGCCGCTGGTCGATGCGCCTGACAGCCAGCTTCCGGGTGCGGTGGCTTCCGCCGAGGAATCGCGCGGAACCGGTCTGGCGCTCGCCTTCGGTGCACCGCTGACCGAGCGCATGGGCTGGAGCCTCGGCCTGCGCTCGCGTGTCGACATGAACACCTACAAGTCGTATCAGGGCGTCTACTCCGAGCCGGGCGACCTCGACATTCCCGCCACTGCAGCACTGGGCTTCACTGCGAACATCGCGCCGAAGACCACCATGGTGCTGGGCGCGGAATACGTGTTCTACAGCGACGTGAACAGCTTCTCGAGCTACGCGTTGCCGAACCGCTTTCTGGCGCTGCTGGGCGACAGCAGCAGCCCGAGCTTCGCCTGGCAGGACCTCACGGTCTACTCGGCCACGGTGCAGGGCGGTGTGCAGAATTGGCAATGGTCGGTGCGTTACAGCACCGGACTGCAGCCCAATCCCACGGCGCCGTTGCTGCAGCAGGCGATCAACGGCATCCAGAGCGACTCGAACTGGTCGCTCGGCATCGGGCGTTCGCTCGGTGGGCTGGGTGATTTCCGCCTGACCGCCAGTTTCGCGGGCGCGGAATACGTGCTCGGCTCGCCATTCGTGCGCAATGTCGATCCCACCGAGTCCACGCACTTCGAGTTCGAAGCGCTGTGGAACCTGCGGTTCTGAGCCGACGCCAGGCTTTCCAGGCGCGTTAAGCGCTAGGACCGAGAGAGCGCGAAGAAAGGCATGGAAAGTGCCTCTCTCCGTGTCTCTGCATCAAGCCGCTCCCTTCGTCCCGCGAGGCCCGAGCCAGCCCGGCGCAACCGGTGTTGGAGCGCGTGACGTAGAGCGTGCTCCGCTGCATCCTGGTGGAATGCGTTGCGCCCTTACAACACTTCCGAGGCGAAATCCGCCAGGCGCGAACGCTCGCCGCGGCGCAGTGTGATGTGCGCGCTGTGCGGCCAGTACTGGAAGCGGTCGACCGCGAAGGTCAGGCCTGAGGTGGTCTCGGTCAGGTAGGGCGTGTCGATCTGCTCGACGTTGCCCAGGCATACCATCTTGGTGCCGGGGCCGGCGCGCGTCAGCAGGGTCTTCATCTGTTTCGGCGTAAGGTTCTGCGCCTCGTCGATGATCACGTAGCGCGACAGGAAGGTGCGCCCGCGCATGAAGCTCATCGAGCGCACCTTGATCCGCGAGGAGAGCAAATCGTTGGTCGCCTGGCGCGCCCAGTTGCTGGAGTCTTGCGGGCTTGCGAGCACTTCCAGGTTGTCGTTCAGCGCGCCCATCCAGGGCGTCATCTTCTCTTCCTCGGTGCCCGGCAGGAAGCCGATGTCCTCGCCCACCGGCACCGTCGCGCGGGTGACGATGATCTCCTTGTAGCGCTGCTGATCCATCGTCTGCGCCAGTCCCGCCGCCAGTGCCAGCAGAGTCTTGCCGGTGCCCGCGGTGCCGAGCAGGGTGACGAAATCGACTTCCGGATCCATCAGCACGTTGAGCGCGAAGTTCTGCTCGCGGTTGCGCGCGCTGATGCCCCACACCCGGTGCGGTGCGCTCTGGAAATCGTCGACGATCTGCAGCGTGGCGCGGCCGCCCTCGGTTTTCAGCACGCGCAGGGCGATCTGGTTGTCGTCGCCGAAATGCAGAAACTGGTTGGGATGCCAGCGCTCGTCGCGCTTCATCTTGACGCGATAGTAGGTGCGCCCGCGCTCCGACCAGGATTCCAGTTCCGGGTGCTTGCTCCAGAACTCCGCCTTGAGCACATCGACGCCGTTGTAGAGCAGCGCCAGGTCGTCCAGCGCCCGGTCGTTCTCGTAGTCCTCGGCCGGGATCCCGTGGATCTTGGCCTTGATCCGGAGGTTGATGTCCTTGGTGACCAGCACCACCGCGTTGCGCGTCTTCTCCTCGCGCAGTTGCAGCACGGCCAGCAGGATCTGGTTGTCCGGCTTGACCGAACCGAAGGACAGGCCGTCTGCATTGGGCTCGGAGGTCTGGAAGCGCAGATGGCCGCGTGGGCGATGGCGGCCGAGGTCCAGCCCGTCAGGGCGCTTGAGCGCGATGCCGTGGTCCAGCTTGCCGTTGCCGTGGCTCTCGATCAACTCATTGAGAAATCGGCTGACCTGGCGCACATTGCGCGAAACCTCCGAGGTGCCCTTCTTCGCCGCGTCCAGTTCCTCCAGTACCATCATCGGCAGGTAGACGTCGTGCTCCTCGAAGCGGAACAGCGCCGTCGGGTCGTGCATCAGCACATTGGTGTCGAGGACGTAGGTACGCTTTCGCTGGCTCATGAGTTCTCCGTCGGGCGGGATCACCGCGCCCACCGAGAATGCCAAAAAACCGAGACAACGCACGCATTGCCGGACGGCCGGCATGTCGGCCGCATCCGGGAGCGGCTCCGCGGACGTAAGGACAGCACGCAAGCCGGGCCAACCTACGATGCTCAGAACCCTCGCCAGCGTCTGCTGGTTGCTGCTCGCAACAACTTCTTCCCACGCCGCGCAGCCGGAGACCGATCCGGAAGCGCTCGACGCCGTCCTGGTCTTCGGTCGCCAGGCGAATCTGCTCGGCTCCGCGATCAGCGCCTCGGAGGGCGTGGTCGGTCCCGGCGAACTGGCCGAGCGCCCGCGCCTGCGCAGCGGTGACCTCGTCGAGTACGTGCCGGGTATGGTCGCGACCCAGCATTCGGGTTCGGGCAAGGCCAACCAGTACTTCCTGCGCGGCTTCAACCTCGACCACGGCACCGACTTCGCAAGTTTCGTCGACGGCATGCCAGTCAACCTGCGCAGCCACGGCCACGGACAGGGTTACGCCGACCTCAATTTCCTGATTCCGGAACTGGTGGAGGAACTGGCCTATCGCAAAGGCACCTGGCATGCCGAGGTCGGCGATTTCTCCTCCGCCGGCAGCGCGGACTTCCGCCTCGCCGAGACCCTCGAGCGGCAGCGATTGCGTTTCAGCGCTGGCGAGCACGGGTACCTGCGAGGGCTCGCCGCGGGCGGCTTCGGTGATTCCTCGCGCAGCCTCGTCTACGGTCTCGAAACCCAGGCCTACGACGGGCCCTGGAGCGACATCGAAGAGGATGTGCGCAAGCGCAACCTGGTGCTGAAAGGCGCATTCGACCTCGGCGGCGGGCACGCGCACCTGAGCCTGATGGACTACCACAACCGCTGGAATTCGCCCGACCAGATCCCGCAGCGCGCGATCGAAAGCGGACTCATCGATGCCCTCGGCTCGCTCGACCGCGATCTCGGCGGCGTCAGCAGCCGCTCCTCGCTGGCCGGCGGCTGGCGTGGGACGCTGGCCGGTGGCGAGTTCGAGGCCGGCGCATACGCGATCGACTACGACCTGCGGCTCTGGTCGAACTTCACCTATTTCCTGGACGATCCGGAGGCGGGCGACGAGTTCCGCCAGCGCGACCGCCGACGCATGACCGGTTTCCACGCGCGCGACAGTTTCGCGGGCGAGCGCTGGCGCTGGCGGGTCGGGATCGCCGGGCAGCGCGACGACATCGGCGCGGTCGGCTTGTGCCGCAGCGTCGGCCGCGAATGCGTGCGCGACATTCGCCGCGACCGCGTCGACGAGCGCAGCCTCGCGCTGTGGAGCGATTTCGAGTACCGCTTCGGCGAGCGCCTGCGCGGCTACCTCGGCTGGCGGCACGACCGTTACGACTTCGAGGTCGCCGCCATCGAGCCGGCGAACTCGGGTGATGCCGATGCGTCGATCAACTCGCCGAAGCTGAGCCTGGTCTACGCCGCGCGCACGGACTTCGAGCTCTACCTGTCCTGGGGGCGAGGCTTCCATTCGAACGATGCGCGCGGCACCGTGTTGGGGGTCGATCCCGTCAGCGGCGAGCCGGCCGATCCGGTGACGCCGCTGGCACGCTCGCGCGGCAGCGAACTCGGCGCGCGCTGGTTTCTCTCGCAGAGGCTGCACGCGACCCTCTCGGCCTGGCGCCTGGACCTTGATTCCGAATTGCTCTACGTCGGCGACGCCGGCACCACCGAGGCCAGCCGTCCAAGCGAACGCCGGGGCGCCGAACTGGGACTCTACTGGTTCGCCAGCAAACGCATCGGCGCCGAACTCGAGATCGAGTACACCGACGCGCGCTTTGCCGACGCCGATCCTGCCGGCCGCGAAATCCCCGGTGCGGTGCCGTTGACGATCGCCGCCGGCCTCAATGCGCGCTTCGACAGCGGTTGGGACGCGACCCTGCGCTGGCGCCACGTCGGCGGCTATCCCTTGATCGAGGACGACTCGCAGCGCGCCGACGGCTCCGACCTCGTCAACCTGCGTGTCGGCCGCCAGTTCGGCGGCTGGCGCGTGGACGCGGAGGTGCTGAACCTGCTGGACGCCGAGGATCGCGACATCGAGTACTTCTACGCCTCGCGCTTGCCCGGCGAGCCTGGCGACGGGATCGAGGACCGCCACTTCCACGCCTTCGAACCGCGTGCAGTGCGGCTGACGCTGAGCCGGGAGTTCTGAGAGCTCCAGCGGCACCGCTTTGGCGCGCATCGGCGCGCATCGAACGGAGACCGACTGTGGGAGCGGGTTCATCCCGCGACCGCGAGGCGTCTGGGTCGCGGGATAAACCCGCTCCCACAGTTCCTTCATGTCTGGGGAGAGCGGGTAGTCGGTTGTCGGCAGCGAAGCTCGCGGTGGAAGCGTTGCGTCGGCACTGGCGTGCTGCCGACAACCGACAACCAACAACCGACAACCGTTCTTTCAGCCTTTCAACGGCTCGAGGATTGCGTCCAGGTTCAGCGTGTCGCAGAACTCGAGGAAGTCCTCGCGCAGGCTGGAGATATGCGCCGAGGCCGGAATGCCGATGGAGATCTGCGCGGAGAACATCTCGGCGCCGGTCTGCGCCGCGCGGTAGCGCGACGATGACAGCGCCTCGACCGTGATGCCGCGGCGCGAGAAGAACTCGGCCAGCTGGTACAGGATGCCCGGACGATCCGCCGCGATCACCTCGACCGTGTACGGCAGGCTGCTGCCGGTCAGTTCGCGCGAGCTGGTCCGGCGCATGGTGAGCGCCATCTGGTCGTCACGCTGGATCTTGGTCAGGGCGTTCTCGCATTTTGCGATCGCATCCCAGGCGCCGGAAGCCAGCAGTTGCACCGACACTTCCTGGCCGAGCAAGGCCACCCGGGCCTCCAGCAGATTGCAGCCGGCGTCCAGCACGCGTTTGCCAAGCACCGTCAGCAATGGCACCGAGTTGGGCGCGATGGCCGATACCAGCAAGTGATTCTCGGGGACGGCGGGGCGTGGAGCGGGATCGGACACGGCGGGAGCTTGGCCTTGCAGGATGGAACTGCCCGGAAGCTGACCCGGGCAGCCCTGCAGAATACTTGTCAGCTCGGAAAACCCGCAAGTAAGATCGGCCGCAACGACCTTGAAGGATCCCGTCGACGTGCACATTTCCGGCAGCATCCCGGCGCTGGTGACGCCGTTCCAGCGCGCGGGCGCGCTCGACCTGGTGGCCTTCGATGCCCTGGTGCAATGGCATCTGGACGAGGGCAGCAACGGACTGGTGGTCGGCGGTTCCACCGGGGAATCGGGTGCGCTCGAGGAAACCGAGCTGGCCAGCCTGCTGGAAGTCGCGCTGCGGCGCGTCGCGGGCAAGGTCCCGGTGATTGCCGGTACGGGCGGCGCAGCCACCAGCAAGGCGCTACGCCTGTGCCAGTTGGCGCACAAGGTCGGTGCCGACGCGGCGCTCGCGGTAACCCCCTACTATTCGCGCCCGACCCAGTCCGGCATGCGCGCTCACTTCGCGGCGCTGGCCGATGAGGGTGGCTTGCCGGTGATCCTGTACAACGTGCCGGGACGCACCGGTGTCGACTTGCTGCCGGAGACCGTGGCGCAGCTGGCGCCGCACCCGCGCATCATCGGCATCAAGGAAGCGGTGGCTGATCCGGCGCGCATGCAGGCCCTGCTTGAGTTGCGCAGCGAGTCCTTCGGCGTGCTGAGCGGAGACGATCCCACCGCGCTGCGCGCCGTGCTGGCCGGGGCGGATGGCGTGATCTCGGTGGTCGCCAACCTGGTACCCCGCACCTTCGCTGAACTCGTGCGCGCCGCGCGCGCCGGACAGGGGCAGGCAGCGCAGCAAATCGACGCTATGCTTGCGCCCCTGTATGCCGCTGTCGCCAGCGAGCCGAATCCGATCCCGGTGAAGGCGGGTCTGGCGATGATGGGGCGGGCGTGGGATGTCCTGCGCCTGCCGCTGTTGCCGCTGTCGCAGCCCTTGAGGCCCGCGCTGGCGGCGGCGCTCGAAGCTGCCGGTGTCCGGCTCGCCCCGAAGCTGGCGGCCTGAGCCTCCCGCGGCACCCACACACGTTGAGGATCGAACCACGAATGTTGCGCGCGCGCTTGGCGTCTGCTGGAAAACTGGTGCTGGTGGCGGCCCTGTGCCTGCCCTATGGCTGCAGCCTGATCAACCGGCCGATCGTCTACGAGGACGCGCGTGAGACGCCGCCGCTGCAGGTGCCGAACGGGCTGATCGCGCCGGCGCCGAACCCGGCGCTGCAGATTCCGGCGGTGGCCGGCATGGCGTCGAATGTGGATGCGGCCCCGCCGACGCTGGGCAATACGGTAGCCGTGGCGCGGGCTGGATTGCCGCGCGCGGCGAATGCCGTGCTGTCGCTGGACGACGAGGCC
It encodes the following:
- a CDS encoding TusE/DsrC/DsvC family sulfur relay protein, coding for MELNGGIYARDPAGYLLDASVWTPEFAAAVAAEEGIALGPDHWQVLQFLREYHARFEHSPPMRVLVKAIAPLLGEPKATSRRLYQLFPDGPARQACKIAGLPKPEGCL
- the grxC gene encoding glutaredoxin 3, which translates into the protein MATIQMYTTAICPYCMAAKGLLARKGHTAIEEIRVDLNPVLRDEMIRRTQRRTVPQIFINGVHVGGHDDMVALDRAGKLEPLLQGVAS
- a CDS encoding carboxymuconolactone decarboxylase family protein; protein product: MSDRVQQFVSFRQRMNERILGIDNQLTKRFFSLDRQCYSEGPRLDVRTKEMLGLVASLVLRCDDCVSYHLAQCRQAGLSFEEIFEAMSVGLVVGGSIVIPHLRRAVDFLDQLAAAEAAPAAE
- a CDS encoding isocitrate dehydrogenase yields the protein MSKTITVLRGDGIGPEITDATLRVLDALQCGLSYEFASAGVSALEEHGSLLPTSTIESITRTRVALKGPLTTPIGEGFSSLNVDLRRRFDLYANVRPALSFPNTRSRYQNIDLLTVRENTEGAYRSEGQTLSADGETAQSLIQVTRRSSERIARYACDLAVRTGRKRVTIVHKANILKTTSGLFLKTARAVAADYPGLSFNEMIVDNACMQLVMNPHQFDVIVTTNLFGDILSDLCAGLVGGLGLAPGANIGTDAAIFEAVHGSAPDIAGKGIANPTALLLAAAMMLDHLGLLDAAQRLRVAIRATLEAKDRLTADLGGSASTSVYADALVARLQG
- the thiD gene encoding bifunctional hydroxymethylpyrimidine kinase/phosphomethylpyrimidine kinase, producing MQNATTPRAYALTIAGSDSGGGAGIQADLRAFASQGVFGLSAITAVTAQNSRAVDAVQVLSQRMVRAQIDAVCTDFPVSAIKTGMLATRAIVRLVARQAAALAYLPWVIDPVMIATSGAALLRDDAQRSVRDELLPRAALLTPNIPEAEVLLGRRIRGLRDLEPAAHQLLRLGPQAVLLKGGHMRGSEVVDLYLDAAGGREFRAPRQRFNGHGTGCTLASLCAARLALGEARPLAVENAISAFRRALASGVSVGRAAIYVPYPLRQA
- a CDS encoding PhoH family protein: MSQRKRTYVLDTNVLMHDPTALFRFEEHDVYLPMMVLEELDAAKKGTSEVSRNVRQVSRFLNELIESHGNGKLDHGIALKRPDGLDLGRHRPRGHLRFQTSEPNADGLSFGSVKPDNQILLAVLQLREEKTRNAVVLVTKDINLRIKAKIHGIPAEDYENDRALDDLALLYNGVDVLKAEFWSKHPELESWSERGRTYYRVKMKRDERWHPNQFLHFGDDNQIALRVLKTEGGRATLQIVDDFQSAPHRVWGISARNREQNFALNVLMDPEVDFVTLLGTAGTGKTLLALAAGLAQTMDQQRYKEIIVTRATVPVGEDIGFLPGTEEEKMTPWMGALNDNLEVLASPQDSSNWARQATNDLLSSRIKVRSMSFMRGRTFLSRYVIIDEAQNLTPKQMKTLLTRAGPGTKMVCLGNVEQIDTPYLTETTSGLTFAVDRFQYWPHSAHITLRRGERSRLADFASEVL
- a CDS encoding TonB-dependent receptor, whose amino-acid sequence is MLRTLASVCWLLLATTSSHAAQPETDPEALDAVLVFGRQANLLGSAISASEGVVGPGELAERPRLRSGDLVEYVPGMVATQHSGSGKANQYFLRGFNLDHGTDFASFVDGMPVNLRSHGHGQGYADLNFLIPELVEELAYRKGTWHAEVGDFSSAGSADFRLAETLERQRLRFSAGEHGYLRGLAAGGFGDSSRSLVYGLETQAYDGPWSDIEEDVRKRNLVLKGAFDLGGGHAHLSLMDYHNRWNSPDQIPQRAIESGLIDALGSLDRDLGGVSSRSSLAGGWRGTLAGGEFEAGAYAIDYDLRLWSNFTYFLDDPEAGDEFRQRDRRRMTGFHARDSFAGERWRWRVGIAGQRDDIGAVGLCRSVGRECVRDIRRDRVDERSLALWSDFEYRFGERLRGYLGWRHDRYDFEVAAIEPANSGDADASINSPKLSLVYAARTDFELYLSWGRGFHSNDARGTVLGVDPVSGEPADPVTPLARSRGSELGARWFLSQRLHATLSAWRLDLDSELLYVGDAGTTEASRPSERRGAELGLYWFASKRIGAELEIEYTDARFADADPAGREIPGAVPLTIAAGLNARFDSGWDATLRWRHVGGYPLIEDDSQRADGSDLVNLRVGRQFGGWRVDAEVLNLLDAEDRDIEYFYASRLPGEPGDGIEDRHFHAFEPRAVRLTLSREF
- a CDS encoding transcriptional regulator; the encoded protein is MSDPAPRPAVPENHLLVSAIAPNSVPLLTVLGKRVLDAGCNLLEARVALLGQEVSVQLLASGAWDAIAKCENALTKIQRDDQMALTMRRTSSRELTGSSLPYTVEVIAADRPGILYQLAEFFSRRGITVEALSSSRYRAAQTGAEMFSAQISIGIPASAHISSLREDFLEFCDTLNLDAILEPLKG
- a CDS encoding 4-hydroxy-tetrahydrodipicolinate synthase, with the protein product MSGSIPALVTPFQRAGALDLVAFDALVQWHLDEGSNGLVVGGSTGESGALEETELASLLEVALRRVAGKVPVIAGTGGAATSKALRLCQLAHKVGADAALAVTPYYSRPTQSGMRAHFAALADEGGLPVILYNVPGRTGVDLLPETVAQLAPHPRIIGIKEAVADPARMQALLELRSESFGVLSGDDPTALRAVLAGADGVISVVANLVPRTFAELVRAARAGQGQAAQQIDAMLAPLYAAVASEPNPIPVKAGLAMMGRAWDVLRLPLLPLSQPLRPALAAALEAAGVRLAPKLAA
- the bamC gene encoding outer membrane protein assembly factor BamC, encoding MLRARLASAGKLVLVAALCLPYGCSLINRPIVYEDARETPPLQVPNGLIAPAPNPALQIPAVAGMASNVDAAPPTLGNTVAVARAGLPRAANAVLSLDDEADSAFRRVGIALERSGCCRMVSRDPAAKSYQVELTAAAPKAWLLQAHVRWRCAIDHHDAAGGGGGYRRHRQRGGCRWWHAPG